A window from Aliamphritea hakodatensis encodes these proteins:
- a CDS encoding leucyl aminopeptidase, which produces MQFEIFTDAVTDLETECLILAIAPEGKLSPSALEVDAKSGGYLSDIAADHNGKAGETLLLHKVPGINAKRVVLMGVGKQEDRTDRTQRKVIVAGMGQIKALKLSNAVFALDHMESNDDDLYRQIRHNTEWASAELYQYDTTKSKKADELALESLAFRVDEADAELAEYSIADGSAIANGVTTARELGNLPGNICTPTYLSEIAMALDAECDQLTTTVLEEDQMAELGMFSLLSVGEGSIQPSKLIVMEYKGGEEGDKPHVLVGKGITFDTGGISLKPGAKMDEMKFDMCGAASVIGAMESLTEMALPINVVAIVASAENMPSSKATKPGDVVTTMSGQTVEILNTDAEGRLVLCDALTYAERFEPASVVDVATLTGACIVALGHHTAGLLSNNDELADSLLAAGEFSADRAWRLPMGEEYQEQLDSNFADIANIGGPSAGTITAACFLARFADKFAWAHLDIAGVAWNSNGKAKGSTGRCVPLLCQHLLNQVDEGEEEQEGCGHDH; this is translated from the coding sequence ATGCAATTTGAAATCTTTACCGATGCGGTCACCGACCTTGAAACCGAATGTCTTATTCTGGCCATTGCCCCGGAGGGTAAACTCAGCCCGTCCGCATTAGAAGTTGACGCTAAATCCGGCGGTTACCTGAGCGATATCGCTGCTGACCACAACGGTAAAGCCGGTGAAACCCTGCTGCTGCACAAGGTTCCGGGCATCAACGCCAAGCGCGTGGTACTGATGGGTGTTGGCAAACAGGAAGACCGTACCGACCGGACTCAGCGGAAAGTGATTGTTGCCGGTATGGGCCAGATCAAAGCCCTGAAACTGAGCAATGCGGTATTCGCGCTGGATCACATGGAAAGCAACGACGACGACCTGTACCGTCAGATCCGTCACAACACGGAATGGGCCAGCGCTGAGCTGTACCAGTACGATACCACCAAGAGCAAAAAAGCTGACGAACTGGCACTGGAATCATTGGCATTCCGTGTAGATGAAGCAGACGCAGAACTGGCGGAATACTCCATCGCCGACGGCAGCGCCATCGCCAACGGTGTTACCACCGCCCGTGAACTGGGCAACCTGCCGGGTAACATCTGTACCCCGACTTACCTGTCTGAAATTGCCATGGCACTGGACGCCGAATGCGACCAGCTGACCACCACGGTACTGGAAGAAGACCAGATGGCAGAACTGGGGATGTTCTCCCTGCTGTCGGTGGGTGAAGGTTCTATTCAGCCATCCAAACTGATCGTTATGGAATATAAAGGCGGTGAAGAAGGCGACAAGCCACACGTACTGGTCGGTAAAGGCATCACCTTTGATACCGGCGGCATCAGCCTGAAACCAGGCGCCAAGATGGACGAAATGAAGTTCGACATGTGCGGTGCCGCCAGCGTTATCGGTGCAATGGAATCCCTGACTGAAATGGCCCTGCCAATCAACGTGGTTGCCATCGTAGCCAGCGCCGAAAACATGCCATCCAGCAAAGCGACCAAGCCGGGCGATGTCGTTACCACCATGTCTGGCCAGACCGTTGAAATTCTGAATACCGACGCCGAAGGCCGCCTGGTACTGTGCGACGCCCTGACCTATGCCGAGCGCTTTGAGCCTGCATCTGTGGTCGACGTAGCGACCCTCACCGGTGCCTGCATCGTTGCACTGGGCCACCACACCGCTGGCCTGCTGAGTAATAATGATGAACTGGCCGACAGCCTGCTGGCAGCCGGTGAATTCTCTGCCGACCGCGCGTGGCGTCTGCCAATGGGCGAAGAATATCAGGAACAGCTGGACAGCAACTTTGCCGACATCGCCAACATCGGCGGCCCTTCTGCCGGTACGATTACCGCGGCATGCTTCCTGGCACGTTTCGCGGATAAATTCGCCTGGGCGCATCTGGATATCGCCGGTGTTGCCTGGAACAGCAACGGTAAAGCTAAAGGCTCTACAGGCCGCTGCGTACCGTTACTGTGCCAGCACCTGCTGAATCAGGTGGATGAAGGCGAAGAAGAACAGGAAGGCTGTGGCCACGACCACTGA
- a CDS encoding DNA polymerase III subunit chi encodes MSQADFYVLTDTQHDSRYTFLCRLADKVLGKGRQVFISVASEQEAERLDQLLWDYRPEAFIPHGIISNASSGADTPAPVQIGWGDTLPEHRDVYINLHLDTAGETLKFERILEIVVQQDDILTATRKNYATYKDAGIEIKMHDMRPKS; translated from the coding sequence TTGAGCCAGGCCGACTTTTACGTCCTTACCGATACCCAGCATGACAGCCGCTATACCTTTCTCTGCCGGCTGGCAGATAAAGTGCTGGGCAAGGGCCGCCAGGTATTCATCTCAGTGGCCAGCGAACAGGAAGCCGAACGGCTTGATCAGCTCCTCTGGGATTACCGCCCGGAAGCCTTTATTCCTCACGGCATTATCAGTAATGCCAGCTCCGGAGCCGACACGCCGGCACCGGTTCAGATTGGCTGGGGCGATACCCTGCCGGAACACCGGGACGTATACATCAACCTGCATCTGGATACCGCCGGGGAAACCCTGAAGTTCGAGCGCATTCTGGAAATCGTCGTCCAGCAGGATGATATCCTGACCGCCACCCGAAAAAACTACGCCACCTACAAAGACGCCGGCATCGAAATCAAAATGCACGACATGCGGCCAAAATCCTGA
- the lptF gene encoding LPS export ABC transporter permease LptF, translating into MIIFRYISREVLLSMSAVSGVLLLIIMSGRFIRYLTNAAAGKYSVDTVFQFMLYRMPGFLELILPLGLFLGILLAYGRLYLESEMAVLKATGMSQRRLSLYTLGPATLVAAVVAVMSLWLTPAGVQKAETVFQQSQQSTLDSVVPGRFQEQPDGFRSTYIEMLNSESRRMEGIFVSETIPGQPLAVVAAETGRQVTDPETGARYLVLENGFRYEGQPGEAKYREIQFEEYGIRLPEADDEPEVSGTDMATTENLFGGTPEEVAQLHWRISLPVMCLIVALLAVPLSKTNPRQGRFAKLIPSILLYLLYLLLLTNTRTLVEDGDAPVFVMWVVHLAFFGFAMSLLFAGRFWEKLGDRLGIFTDKVSVKNLLKGKSGDA; encoded by the coding sequence TTGATTATCTTCCGTTATATAAGCCGTGAAGTTTTGCTCAGTATGAGTGCCGTCAGCGGCGTCCTGTTGCTGATTATTATGAGCGGCCGTTTTATCCGTTACCTGACCAATGCAGCGGCCGGTAAGTATTCCGTGGATACTGTCTTTCAGTTCATGCTGTACCGGATGCCGGGTTTTCTTGAGCTTATTTTGCCACTGGGGCTGTTTCTGGGGATTTTGCTGGCCTACGGCCGCCTGTATCTGGAAAGTGAAATGGCGGTGCTGAAAGCCACCGGCATGAGCCAGCGCCGTTTATCTCTGTACACGCTGGGGCCTGCCACTCTGGTGGCGGCGGTCGTAGCGGTAATGAGCCTGTGGCTGACCCCTGCCGGCGTACAGAAAGCCGAAACGGTGTTTCAGCAGAGCCAGCAAAGTACGCTGGACAGTGTGGTACCGGGCCGTTTTCAGGAGCAGCCGGACGGTTTCCGCTCAACCTATATTGAAATGCTGAACAGTGAGTCGCGCCGGATGGAGGGCATTTTTGTGTCCGAAACCATTCCAGGCCAGCCGCTGGCGGTGGTGGCTGCTGAGACTGGCCGACAGGTCACTGATCCGGAAACCGGTGCCCGTTATCTGGTGCTGGAGAACGGTTTCCGTTACGAAGGCCAGCCCGGTGAGGCAAAGTATCGCGAAATTCAGTTTGAAGAGTACGGTATACGTTTACCTGAAGCGGATGATGAACCGGAGGTTTCCGGTACCGATATGGCCACCACAGAGAATTTATTCGGCGGTACCCCTGAAGAAGTGGCCCAGCTGCACTGGCGCATTTCACTGCCGGTTATGTGTCTGATTGTTGCCCTGTTGGCGGTGCCTCTGAGCAAAACCAATCCACGCCAGGGGCGGTTTGCCAAACTGATTCCTTCGATCCTGCTGTATCTTCTGTATCTGCTGTTGCTGACTAACACCCGTACGCTGGTGGAAGACGGCGATGCGCCGGTTTTTGTGATGTGGGTGGTGCATCTGGCATTTTTCGGCTTTGCCATGAGTTTGCTGTTCGCCGGCCGGTTCTGGGAAAAGCTTGGCGACAGGCTGGGCATCTTTACTGATAAAGTGTCGGTTAAAAACTTACTGAAAGGGAAGTCCGGTGATGCCTGA
- a CDS encoding valine--tRNA ligase translates to MDKTYQPHEIEKSWYKTWEDNGYFAPSGEGDSYCIMIPPPNVTGSLHMGHAFQHTIMDALTRYQRMQGKNTLWQVGTDHAGIATQMVVERKLAAEEQKTRHDLGRENFINKIWEWKEESGGTITGQMRRLGNSVDWPTERFTMDDGFYNAVQEVFIRLYDEGLIYRGKRLVNWDPKLHTAISDLEVENRDVKGKMWYLRYPLADGAKTAEGDDFLVVATTRPETMLGDTGVAVNPEDDRYKALIGKEIILPLVGRRIPIVADEHADMEKGTGCVKITPAHDFNDNEVGKRCGLPMVNILTLNADIRDEAECFNTDGTPNTEMDTFIPEKYRGMERFAARREVVADFEAAGLLVKIDENDMTIPYGDRGGVVIEPMLTDQWFADAKTLAKPAVEAVENGDIQFVPKQYENMYYAWMRDIQDWCISRQLWWGHRIPAYYDAEGNVYVANSAAAAREKYNLDDSVELTQDNDVLDTWFSSGLWTFGTLGWPENTQRLQTFHPTDVLVTGFDIIFFWVARMIMMTMHFMKDEDGKPQVPFKTVYVTGLIRDENGDKMSKSKGNVLDPLDMIDGIDLPALLEKRTGNMMQPQQAEKIGKRTEKQFPEGISAHGTDALRFTLAALASTGRDINWDMKRLEGYRNFCNKIWNAARYVQMNTEGEDCGQNGAAVELSLADRWIISQLQRVETEVQKHMDEYRFDMASQSLYDFIWNEYCSWYLELSKPVLWDDNASAEAKRGTRQTLVHALEQILRLAHPIMPYITEEIWQSIKTEAGKEGDTIMLQPFPQGDNAKLDTEAEANIEWLKGVITGIRNIRGEMGISPGKDLDVLFNNGSDADKALLEANQAFLSKLAALGSITWLNPGDEAPMSAVQLVGDMQVLVPMAGLIDKDAELARLKKEMDKLQKEAGRLEGKLNNEKFVANAPEAVVAKEREKLGEFKASLTQLTEQYGKIEAL, encoded by the coding sequence ATGGATAAGACCTACCAGCCCCACGAGATCGAAAAATCCTGGTATAAAACCTGGGAAGACAACGGTTACTTCGCCCCATCCGGCGAAGGCGATTCATACTGCATCATGATTCCGCCACCGAACGTCACCGGCAGCCTGCACATGGGCCACGCTTTCCAGCACACCATCATGGACGCCCTGACCCGTTACCAGCGTATGCAGGGCAAAAACACCCTGTGGCAAGTGGGCACCGATCACGCCGGCATCGCAACCCAGATGGTCGTTGAACGCAAACTGGCCGCTGAAGAACAGAAAACCCGCCACGATCTCGGCCGTGAAAACTTCATCAACAAGATCTGGGAATGGAAAGAAGAATCCGGTGGCACCATTACCGGTCAGATGCGCCGTCTGGGTAACTCCGTCGACTGGCCAACCGAACGTTTCACCATGGACGACGGTTTCTACAACGCCGTCCAGGAAGTCTTTATCCGCCTGTATGACGAAGGCCTGATCTACCGTGGCAAACGCCTGGTGAACTGGGACCCGAAACTGCACACCGCTATCTCCGATCTGGAAGTGGAAAACCGCGACGTTAAAGGCAAGATGTGGTACCTGCGCTACCCGCTGGCCGACGGCGCAAAAACCGCTGAAGGCGATGACTTCCTCGTCGTGGCAACTACCCGTCCGGAAACTATGCTGGGCGACACCGGCGTCGCCGTTAACCCGGAAGACGACCGTTACAAAGCGCTGATCGGCAAAGAAATCATCCTGCCGCTGGTTGGCCGCCGTATCCCAATCGTTGCCGACGAACACGCCGACATGGAAAAAGGCACCGGCTGCGTGAAAATCACCCCGGCCCACGACTTCAACGATAACGAAGTCGGCAAACGCTGCGGTCTGCCAATGGTGAACATCCTCACCCTGAATGCAGACATCCGTGATGAAGCAGAATGCTTCAACACCGACGGCACGCCAAACACCGAAATGGACACCTTCATCCCGGAAAAATACCGGGGCATGGAACGTTTCGCGGCTCGCCGTGAAGTAGTTGCAGACTTCGAGGCCGCTGGCCTGCTGGTGAAGATCGACGAAAACGACATGACCATCCCGTACGGCGACCGTGGCGGTGTGGTTATCGAACCGATGCTGACCGACCAGTGGTTCGCCGATGCCAAGACGCTGGCCAAGCCAGCGGTTGAAGCGGTTGAAAACGGTGACATCCAGTTCGTGCCTAAGCAGTACGAAAACATGTACTACGCCTGGATGCGCGACATTCAGGACTGGTGTATCTCCCGTCAGTTGTGGTGGGGCCACCGTATCCCTGCTTACTACGACGCAGAAGGCAACGTATACGTGGCCAACAGCGCCGCAGCTGCCCGTGAGAAATACAATCTGGACGACAGCGTTGAGCTAACTCAGGACAACGACGTACTGGACACCTGGTTCAGTTCCGGCCTGTGGACCTTCGGTACCCTGGGCTGGCCTGAAAACACCCAGCGCCTGCAGACATTCCACCCGACCGACGTACTGGTGACCGGCTTTGACATCATCTTCTTCTGGGTTGCCCGGATGATCATGATGACCATGCACTTCATGAAAGACGAAGACGGCAAACCACAGGTACCGTTCAAAACCGTTTACGTTACCGGTCTGATCCGTGATGAAAACGGCGACAAGATGTCCAAGTCGAAGGGTAACGTACTGGACCCGCTGGACATGATCGACGGTATCGACCTGCCGGCCCTGCTGGAAAAACGTACCGGCAACATGATGCAGCCACAACAGGCTGAGAAAATCGGCAAGCGTACCGAAAAGCAGTTCCCGGAAGGCATCTCTGCACACGGCACCGACGCCCTGCGCTTCACCCTGGCAGCACTGGCCTCTACCGGCCGTGACATCAACTGGGACATGAAGCGACTGGAAGGTTACCGTAACTTCTGTAACAAGATCTGGAACGCTGCCCGTTACGTTCAGATGAACACCGAAGGCGAAGACTGTGGCCAGAATGGCGCAGCGGTAGAGCTGTCTCTCGCAGACCGCTGGATCATCAGCCAGCTGCAGCGCGTAGAAACCGAAGTGCAGAAGCACATGGACGAATACCGTTTCGACATGGCCTCTCAGTCACTGTATGACTTCATCTGGAACGAATACTGCAGCTGGTATCTGGAACTGTCCAAGCCGGTACTGTGGGACGACAACGCCTCAGCTGAAGCCAAACGCGGCACCCGTCAGACACTGGTTCACGCACTTGAGCAGATCCTGCGTCTGGCCCACCCGATCATGCCGTACATCACAGAAGAAATCTGGCAGTCAATCAAGACAGAAGCCGGGAAAGAAGGTGACACCATCATGCTGCAACCTTTCCCGCAGGGCGACAACGCCAAGCTGGATACAGAAGCAGAAGCCAACATTGAATGGCTGAAGGGTGTTATCACCGGTATCCGTAACATCCGTGGTGAGATGGGTATCTCCCCGGGTAAAGATCTGGACGTCCTGTTCAACAACGGCAGCGACGCTGACAAAGCACTTCTGGAAGCCAACCAGGCCTTCCTGTCCAAGCTGGCAGCACTGGGCTCCATCACCTGGCTGAACCCGGGCGATGAAGCACCGATGTCTGCAGTACAGCTGGTTGGTGATATGCAGGTACTGGTACCCATGGCCGGCCTGATCGACAAAGATGCCGAGCTTGCCCGTCTGAAGAAAGAAATGGACAAACTGCAGAAGGAAGCCGGCCGTCTGGAAGGCAAGCTGAACAACGAGAAGTTCGTTGCCAATGCCCCTGAAGCAGTGGTGGCTAAAGAGCGTGAAAAGTTAGGGGAGTTTAAGGCTTCGCTGACGCAGCTGACTGAGCAATATGGGAAGATTGAGGCGCTGTAA